AATTGGTAAGATCCCTTTATAATAATTTGTATGACTAAACCAATGACAAGCTCCCTTTTCTTGAGCTAATACACATGATGCATTAAGTAAATGATATTGAATTGCTTCGAATGTTCTATGTGTTAAGTTGTTTGCACTTCCATCTGAATATCGAACTCCATTTTTAGCTAAATAATAAGCAAAATTTATAACGCCAATACCTAATGTTCGTCGTGATAACGCAGATTTTTTGGCACTTAAAATTGGATATTCTTGATAATCTAATACTGAATCTAATGCTCTAACAATTAGGTTTGACAATTTAGATAAATCATTAAGGTTATTTAGTGATCCTAAATTTATTGCAGATAAAGTACAAAGCGATATTTCTCCATTTTTATCGTGAACATCTTGTAGTGCTTTTGTAGGTAATGTAATTTCTAAACATAGGTTAGATTGACGTATAGGTGCAATTTTAGGATTAAATGCGCTATGAGAATTACAGTGATCAACATTTTGTATATATATTCTTCCGGTAGAAGTTCTTTCTTGCATCATTAAAGAAAATAGGTATGATGCTTTTACTTTTTTTTTTCGAATAGTTTTATCATTTTCGTATTTAATATATAAACGTTCAAATTTTTCTTGATTGTTGAAGAAAGAATCATATAAGTTAGGTACATCTGATGGACTAAATAAAGTGATATGTTCTCCCAGTATTAAACGTTGATACATTAATTTGTTAAGTTGTACGCTATAATCCATGTGTCGCACACGATTTTCTTCTATTCCTCTATTATTTTTAAGTACTAATAAACTTTCTATTTCAAAATGCCAAATAGGGTAAAATATTGTTGCAGCACCACCTCTTACGCCACCTTGAGAGCATGATTTTACAGCACTTTGAAAATGTTTATAGAATGGTATACATCCTGTATGTAGTGTATCTCCATTCCTAATTGGACTTCCTAATGCTCTAATTCTTCCTGCATTAATACCTATTCCTGCACGTTGAGATACGTATTTTACAATTGCACTTGTAGTAGCATTAATAGAATTTAAATTATCTTCTGATTCAATTAATACACATGAACTGAATTGACGTGTTGGAGTTCTTAAACCAGCCATAATTGGGGTAGGTAAGGAAATTTTAAATGTAGAAATAGCATCATAGAAATTTTTTATGTATTTCATTCTAGTTTCATTAGGGTATTTAGAAAATAAACATGCAGATATAAGAATGTATAAAAATTGTGCGCTTTCATAAATTTTTTTAGTAACTCTATTTTGTATTAAATATTTTCCTTCTAATTGTTTTACTGCAGCATATGAAAAATTCATGTCACGTCGATGCTTAATGAATGAATTCATTATTAAAAAATCTTGTTTAGGATAATCATTTAGCAAGTGTTGGTCATATTTTTCTAATTTTATCATGTTTTTAACATGGTCGTATAGATTTGGTGGATTAAATTGTCCAAATGCTTTTTTTCTAAGATGAAATATAGTTAATCTAGCTGCCATGTATTGATAATCTGGTGAATTTTCTGAAATTAAATCTGCTGCAGCTTTAATAATTGTTTCATGTATAATAGTAGTTTTAATATTATTGTAGAATTGTATTCTAGATTTTAATGCTACTTGAGATATAGAAATATTTTCTAGTCCTTTTGC
Above is a window of Buchnera aphidicola str. Bp (Baizongia pistaciae) DNA encoding:
- the nrdA gene encoding class 1a ribonucleoside-diphosphate reductase subunit alpha is translated as MNQMLFVTKRNGKIELINLDKIHRVLNWAAKGLENISISQVALKSRIQFYNNIKTTIIHETIIKAAADLISENSPDYQYMAARLTIFHLRKKAFGQFNPPNLYDHVKNMIKLEKYDQHLLNDYPKQDFLIMNSFIKHRRDMNFSYAAVKQLEGKYLIQNRVTKKIYESAQFLYILISACLFSKYPNETRMKYIKNFYDAISTFKISLPTPIMAGLRTPTRQFSSCVLIESEDNLNSINATTSAIVKYVSQRAGIGINAGRIRALGSPIRNGDTLHTGCIPFYKHFQSAVKSCSQGGVRGGAATIFYPIWHFEIESLLVLKNNRGIEENRVRHMDYSVQLNKLMYQRLILGEHITLFSPSDVPNLYDSFFNNQEKFERLYIKYENDKTIRKKKVKASYLFSLMMQERTSTGRIYIQNVDHCNSHSAFNPKIAPIRQSNLCLEITLPTKALQDVHDKNGEISLCTLSAINLGSLNNLNDLSKLSNLIVRALDSVLDYQEYPILSAKKSALSRRTLGIGVINFAYYLAKNGVRYSDGSANNLTHRTFEAIQYHLLNASCVLAQEKGACHWFSHTNYYKGILPIDTYKKNVDEICNEPLHLDWELLRKKIKKYGLRNSTLSALMPSETSSQISNATNGIEPPRGLISIKASKDGMLRQVVPEYKRLKNNYELLWNIPNNTGYLQLASIMQKFVDQSISANTNYDPKLFPNNKIPMQQLILDLLTAYKLGLKTLYYQNTRDGASDHQTEDIQFSKNENCNHGACKI